In Lepus europaeus isolate LE1 chromosome 23, mLepTim1.pri, whole genome shotgun sequence, a single genomic region encodes these proteins:
- the ZNF10 gene encoding zinc finger protein 10 isoform X4 — MLENYGHLVSLAGLSISKPDLVSLLEQGKEPWLGKGDIRRNLFSASPSQDSLVIQESAIEDKKGMEAEWLSARSQTLVTFRDVLVDFTEEEWKLLDTVQQMIYKDVMLENYKNLLSLGHPLPKPDVILRLEKGEEPWLVERGFRYKAHSDSETEVEIKSSVSSRNISKDEQCCDIKMEGTSGDDLWYLSLEEVWKSEDQVDKYQQNQERHLRQVAFTQKKLLSQERVCESGKYGGNCLLPAQLVLREYFHRRDSNPKSLKRDSVCSGHQESPAGHSDECGQTFCQNIHLIQFARTHTGEKAYECADKDNSLNHGTSLGITKVIHREKPYECKECGKCFSWRSNLTRHQLIHTGEKPYECKECGKSFSRSSHLIGHQKTHTGEEPYECKECGKSFSWLSHLVTHQRTHTGDKLYTCNQCGKSFVHSSRLIRHQRTHTGEKPYECPECGKSFRQSTHLILHQRTHVRVRPYECNECGKSYSQRSHLVVHHRIHTGLKPFECKDCGKCFSRSSHLFSHQRIHTGEKPYECHDCGKSFSQSSALIVHQRIHTGEKPYECCQCGKAFIRKNDLIKHQRIHVGEETYKCNQCGIIFSQNSPFIVHQISHTGERFLTCNQCGTALVNSSNIIRYRRNHIRENTNIMNIENS, encoded by the exons CTTCACCTTCTCAGGATTCTCTTGTTATTCAAGAAAGTGCCATCGAGGACAAGAAGGGCATGGAAGCTGAATGGCTAAGTGCCCGGTCCCAG ACACTGGTGACCTTCAGGGATGTGCTTGTGGACTTCACCGAGGAGGAGTGGAAGCTGCTGGACACAGTTCAGCAGATGATATACAAGGATGTGATGCTGGAAAACTATAAGAACCTGCTTTCCTTGG GGCATCCACTTCCTAAGCCAGACGTGATCCTTCGGCTGGAGAAAGGGGAAGAGCCCTGGCTGGTGGAGAGAGGGTTTCGTTACAAGGCTCATTCAG attctgaGACTGAAGTTGAAATTAAATCATCAGTTTCCAGTAGGAACATTTCTAAAGATGAGCAATGCTGTGACATTAAGATGGAAGGAACATCAGGGGATGATCTCTGGTATTTATCATTAGAAGAAGTCTGGAAAAGTGAAGACCAGGTGGACAAATATCAGCAAAACCAAGAGAGACATTTGAGGCAGGTGGCATTCACCCAGAAGAAATTACTTTCTCAGGAAAGAGTATGTGAAAGTGGTAAATATGGAGGAAACTGTCTTCTTCCTGCTCAGCTAGTACTGAGGGAGTATTTCCATAGACGTGACTCAAATCCTAAAAGTTTAAAACGTGATTCAGTTTGTAGTGGTCATCAGGAAAGCCCTGCAGGTCACAGTGATGAATGTGGTCAAACCTTCTGTCAAAACATTCATCTTATTCAGTTTGCAAGaactcacacaggagagaaagctTACGAATGTGCTGATAAGGATAATTCTCTGAACCATGGTACATCTCTTGGTATAACGAAGGTCATACATagagagaaaccctatgaatgtaaggaATGTGGGAAATGCTTCAGCTGGCGCTCTAATCTTACCAGGCACCAGCTtattcatactggagagaaaccctatgaatgtaaagaATGTGGGAAGTCTTTCAGCCGCAGCTCTCACCTCATTGGACATCAAAAGACTCATACTGGTGAGgaaccttatgaatgtaaagaATGTGGAAAATCCTTTAGCTGGTTGTCTCACCTTGTTACCCACCAGAGAACTCACACTGGAGACAAACTATACACCTGTAACCAGTGTGGGAAATCTTTTGTTCATAGCTCTAGGCTTATTAGGCACCAGAGAactcatactggagagaaaccctatgaatgtccTGAATGTGGCAAATCTTTCAGACAGAGCACACATCTCATTCTGCATCAGAGAACTCATGTGAGAGTGAGGCCCTacgaatgtaatgaatgtgggaagTCTTACAGCCAGAGATCTCACCTTGTTGTGCATCATAGAATTCACACTGGACTAAAACCTTTCGAGTGTAAAGATTGTGGGAAATGCTTTAGTCGAAGCTCTCACCTTTTCTCACACCAGAGgatccacactggagagaaaccataTGAATGCCACGATTGTGGGAAATCCTTCAGCCAGAGTTCTGCCCTTATtgtacatcagagaattcatactggAGAAAAACCATACGAATGTTGtcagtgtgggaaagccttcatcCGGAAGAATGACCTCATtaagcatcagagaattcatgtTGGAGAAGAGACCTATAAATGTAATCAGTGTGGCATTATCTTCAGCCAGAATTCTCCATTTATAGTACATCAAATATCTCATACTGGAGAGCGGTTCTTAACATGTAATCAGTGTGGAACAGCACTTGTTAACAGCTCTAACATTATTAGATATCGGAGAAATCATATTAGAGAAAATACTAACATCATGAATATAGAAAACTCATAA
- the ZNF10 gene encoding zinc finger protein 10 isoform X6, translating into MEAEWLSARSQTLVTFRDVLVDFTEEEWKLLDTVQQMIYKDVMLENYKNLLSLGHPLPKPDVILRLEKGEEPWLVERGFRYKAHSDSETEVEIKSSVSSRNISKDEQCCDIKMEGTSGDDLWYLSLEEVWKSEDQVDKYQQNQERHLRQVAFTQKKLLSQERVCESGKYGGNCLLPAQLVLREYFHRRDSNPKSLKRDSVCSGHQESPAGHSDECGQTFCQNIHLIQFARTHTGEKAYECADKDNSLNHGTSLGITKVIHREKPYECKECGKCFSWRSNLTRHQLIHTGEKPYECKECGKSFSRSSHLIGHQKTHTGEEPYECKECGKSFSWLSHLVTHQRTHTGDKLYTCNQCGKSFVHSSRLIRHQRTHTGEKPYECPECGKSFRQSTHLILHQRTHVRVRPYECNECGKSYSQRSHLVVHHRIHTGLKPFECKDCGKCFSRSSHLFSHQRIHTGEKPYECHDCGKSFSQSSALIVHQRIHTGEKPYECCQCGKAFIRKNDLIKHQRIHVGEETYKCNQCGIIFSQNSPFIVHQISHTGERFLTCNQCGTALVNSSNIIRYRRNHIRENTNIMNIENS; encoded by the exons ATGGAAGCTGAATGGCTAAGTGCCCGGTCCCAG ACACTGGTGACCTTCAGGGATGTGCTTGTGGACTTCACCGAGGAGGAGTGGAAGCTGCTGGACACAGTTCAGCAGATGATATACAAGGATGTGATGCTGGAAAACTATAAGAACCTGCTTTCCTTGG GGCATCCACTTCCTAAGCCAGACGTGATCCTTCGGCTGGAGAAAGGGGAAGAGCCCTGGCTGGTGGAGAGAGGGTTTCGTTACAAGGCTCATTCAG attctgaGACTGAAGTTGAAATTAAATCATCAGTTTCCAGTAGGAACATTTCTAAAGATGAGCAATGCTGTGACATTAAGATGGAAGGAACATCAGGGGATGATCTCTGGTATTTATCATTAGAAGAAGTCTGGAAAAGTGAAGACCAGGTGGACAAATATCAGCAAAACCAAGAGAGACATTTGAGGCAGGTGGCATTCACCCAGAAGAAATTACTTTCTCAGGAAAGAGTATGTGAAAGTGGTAAATATGGAGGAAACTGTCTTCTTCCTGCTCAGCTAGTACTGAGGGAGTATTTCCATAGACGTGACTCAAATCCTAAAAGTTTAAAACGTGATTCAGTTTGTAGTGGTCATCAGGAAAGCCCTGCAGGTCACAGTGATGAATGTGGTCAAACCTTCTGTCAAAACATTCATCTTATTCAGTTTGCAAGaactcacacaggagagaaagctTACGAATGTGCTGATAAGGATAATTCTCTGAACCATGGTACATCTCTTGGTATAACGAAGGTCATACATagagagaaaccctatgaatgtaaggaATGTGGGAAATGCTTCAGCTGGCGCTCTAATCTTACCAGGCACCAGCTtattcatactggagagaaaccctatgaatgtaaagaATGTGGGAAGTCTTTCAGCCGCAGCTCTCACCTCATTGGACATCAAAAGACTCATACTGGTGAGgaaccttatgaatgtaaagaATGTGGAAAATCCTTTAGCTGGTTGTCTCACCTTGTTACCCACCAGAGAACTCACACTGGAGACAAACTATACACCTGTAACCAGTGTGGGAAATCTTTTGTTCATAGCTCTAGGCTTATTAGGCACCAGAGAactcatactggagagaaaccctatgaatgtccTGAATGTGGCAAATCTTTCAGACAGAGCACACATCTCATTCTGCATCAGAGAACTCATGTGAGAGTGAGGCCCTacgaatgtaatgaatgtgggaagTCTTACAGCCAGAGATCTCACCTTGTTGTGCATCATAGAATTCACACTGGACTAAAACCTTTCGAGTGTAAAGATTGTGGGAAATGCTTTAGTCGAAGCTCTCACCTTTTCTCACACCAGAGgatccacactggagagaaaccataTGAATGCCACGATTGTGGGAAATCCTTCAGCCAGAGTTCTGCCCTTATtgtacatcagagaattcatactggAGAAAAACCATACGAATGTTGtcagtgtgggaaagccttcatcCGGAAGAATGACCTCATtaagcatcagagaattcatgtTGGAGAAGAGACCTATAAATGTAATCAGTGTGGCATTATCTTCAGCCAGAATTCTCCATTTATAGTACATCAAATATCTCATACTGGAGAGCGGTTCTTAACATGTAATCAGTGTGGAACAGCACTTGTTAACAGCTCTAACATTATTAGATATCGGAGAAATCATATTAGAGAAAATACTAACATCATGAATATAGAAAACTCATAA
- the ZNF10 gene encoding zinc finger protein 10 isoform X5, producing MSFASPSQDSLVIQESAIEDKKGMEAEWLSARSQTLVTFRDVLVDFTEEEWKLLDTVQQMIYKDVMLENYKNLLSLGHPLPKPDVILRLEKGEEPWLVERGFRYKAHSDSETEVEIKSSVSSRNISKDEQCCDIKMEGTSGDDLWYLSLEEVWKSEDQVDKYQQNQERHLRQVAFTQKKLLSQERVCESGKYGGNCLLPAQLVLREYFHRRDSNPKSLKRDSVCSGHQESPAGHSDECGQTFCQNIHLIQFARTHTGEKAYECADKDNSLNHGTSLGITKVIHREKPYECKECGKCFSWRSNLTRHQLIHTGEKPYECKECGKSFSRSSHLIGHQKTHTGEEPYECKECGKSFSWLSHLVTHQRTHTGDKLYTCNQCGKSFVHSSRLIRHQRTHTGEKPYECPECGKSFRQSTHLILHQRTHVRVRPYECNECGKSYSQRSHLVVHHRIHTGLKPFECKDCGKCFSRSSHLFSHQRIHTGEKPYECHDCGKSFSQSSALIVHQRIHTGEKPYECCQCGKAFIRKNDLIKHQRIHVGEETYKCNQCGIIFSQNSPFIVHQISHTGERFLTCNQCGTALVNSSNIIRYRRNHIRENTNIMNIENS from the exons ATGTCATTTG CTTCACCTTCTCAGGATTCTCTTGTTATTCAAGAAAGTGCCATCGAGGACAAGAAGGGCATGGAAGCTGAATGGCTAAGTGCCCGGTCCCAG ACACTGGTGACCTTCAGGGATGTGCTTGTGGACTTCACCGAGGAGGAGTGGAAGCTGCTGGACACAGTTCAGCAGATGATATACAAGGATGTGATGCTGGAAAACTATAAGAACCTGCTTTCCTTGG GGCATCCACTTCCTAAGCCAGACGTGATCCTTCGGCTGGAGAAAGGGGAAGAGCCCTGGCTGGTGGAGAGAGGGTTTCGTTACAAGGCTCATTCAG attctgaGACTGAAGTTGAAATTAAATCATCAGTTTCCAGTAGGAACATTTCTAAAGATGAGCAATGCTGTGACATTAAGATGGAAGGAACATCAGGGGATGATCTCTGGTATTTATCATTAGAAGAAGTCTGGAAAAGTGAAGACCAGGTGGACAAATATCAGCAAAACCAAGAGAGACATTTGAGGCAGGTGGCATTCACCCAGAAGAAATTACTTTCTCAGGAAAGAGTATGTGAAAGTGGTAAATATGGAGGAAACTGTCTTCTTCCTGCTCAGCTAGTACTGAGGGAGTATTTCCATAGACGTGACTCAAATCCTAAAAGTTTAAAACGTGATTCAGTTTGTAGTGGTCATCAGGAAAGCCCTGCAGGTCACAGTGATGAATGTGGTCAAACCTTCTGTCAAAACATTCATCTTATTCAGTTTGCAAGaactcacacaggagagaaagctTACGAATGTGCTGATAAGGATAATTCTCTGAACCATGGTACATCTCTTGGTATAACGAAGGTCATACATagagagaaaccctatgaatgtaaggaATGTGGGAAATGCTTCAGCTGGCGCTCTAATCTTACCAGGCACCAGCTtattcatactggagagaaaccctatgaatgtaaagaATGTGGGAAGTCTTTCAGCCGCAGCTCTCACCTCATTGGACATCAAAAGACTCATACTGGTGAGgaaccttatgaatgtaaagaATGTGGAAAATCCTTTAGCTGGTTGTCTCACCTTGTTACCCACCAGAGAACTCACACTGGAGACAAACTATACACCTGTAACCAGTGTGGGAAATCTTTTGTTCATAGCTCTAGGCTTATTAGGCACCAGAGAactcatactggagagaaaccctatgaatgtccTGAATGTGGCAAATCTTTCAGACAGAGCACACATCTCATTCTGCATCAGAGAACTCATGTGAGAGTGAGGCCCTacgaatgtaatgaatgtgggaagTCTTACAGCCAGAGATCTCACCTTGTTGTGCATCATAGAATTCACACTGGACTAAAACCTTTCGAGTGTAAAGATTGTGGGAAATGCTTTAGTCGAAGCTCTCACCTTTTCTCACACCAGAGgatccacactggagagaaaccataTGAATGCCACGATTGTGGGAAATCCTTCAGCCAGAGTTCTGCCCTTATtgtacatcagagaattcatactggAGAAAAACCATACGAATGTTGtcagtgtgggaaagccttcatcCGGAAGAATGACCTCATtaagcatcagagaattcatgtTGGAGAAGAGACCTATAAATGTAATCAGTGTGGCATTATCTTCAGCCAGAATTCTCCATTTATAGTACATCAAATATCTCATACTGGAGAGCGGTTCTTAACATGTAATCAGTGTGGAACAGCACTTGTTAACAGCTCTAACATTATTAGATATCGGAGAAATCATATTAGAGAAAATACTAACATCATGAATATAGAAAACTCATAA
- the ZNF10 gene encoding zinc finger protein 10 isoform X7, with amino-acid sequence MIYKDVMLENYKNLLSLGHPLPKPDVILRLEKGEEPWLVERGFRYKAHSDSETEVEIKSSVSSRNISKDEQCCDIKMEGTSGDDLWYLSLEEVWKSEDQVDKYQQNQERHLRQVAFTQKKLLSQERVCESGKYGGNCLLPAQLVLREYFHRRDSNPKSLKRDSVCSGHQESPAGHSDECGQTFCQNIHLIQFARTHTGEKAYECADKDNSLNHGTSLGITKVIHREKPYECKECGKCFSWRSNLTRHQLIHTGEKPYECKECGKSFSRSSHLIGHQKTHTGEEPYECKECGKSFSWLSHLVTHQRTHTGDKLYTCNQCGKSFVHSSRLIRHQRTHTGEKPYECPECGKSFRQSTHLILHQRTHVRVRPYECNECGKSYSQRSHLVVHHRIHTGLKPFECKDCGKCFSRSSHLFSHQRIHTGEKPYECHDCGKSFSQSSALIVHQRIHTGEKPYECCQCGKAFIRKNDLIKHQRIHVGEETYKCNQCGIIFSQNSPFIVHQISHTGERFLTCNQCGTALVNSSNIIRYRRNHIRENTNIMNIENS; translated from the exons ATGATATACAAGGATGTGATGCTGGAAAACTATAAGAACCTGCTTTCCTTGG GGCATCCACTTCCTAAGCCAGACGTGATCCTTCGGCTGGAGAAAGGGGAAGAGCCCTGGCTGGTGGAGAGAGGGTTTCGTTACAAGGCTCATTCAG attctgaGACTGAAGTTGAAATTAAATCATCAGTTTCCAGTAGGAACATTTCTAAAGATGAGCAATGCTGTGACATTAAGATGGAAGGAACATCAGGGGATGATCTCTGGTATTTATCATTAGAAGAAGTCTGGAAAAGTGAAGACCAGGTGGACAAATATCAGCAAAACCAAGAGAGACATTTGAGGCAGGTGGCATTCACCCAGAAGAAATTACTTTCTCAGGAAAGAGTATGTGAAAGTGGTAAATATGGAGGAAACTGTCTTCTTCCTGCTCAGCTAGTACTGAGGGAGTATTTCCATAGACGTGACTCAAATCCTAAAAGTTTAAAACGTGATTCAGTTTGTAGTGGTCATCAGGAAAGCCCTGCAGGTCACAGTGATGAATGTGGTCAAACCTTCTGTCAAAACATTCATCTTATTCAGTTTGCAAGaactcacacaggagagaaagctTACGAATGTGCTGATAAGGATAATTCTCTGAACCATGGTACATCTCTTGGTATAACGAAGGTCATACATagagagaaaccctatgaatgtaaggaATGTGGGAAATGCTTCAGCTGGCGCTCTAATCTTACCAGGCACCAGCTtattcatactggagagaaaccctatgaatgtaaagaATGTGGGAAGTCTTTCAGCCGCAGCTCTCACCTCATTGGACATCAAAAGACTCATACTGGTGAGgaaccttatgaatgtaaagaATGTGGAAAATCCTTTAGCTGGTTGTCTCACCTTGTTACCCACCAGAGAACTCACACTGGAGACAAACTATACACCTGTAACCAGTGTGGGAAATCTTTTGTTCATAGCTCTAGGCTTATTAGGCACCAGAGAactcatactggagagaaaccctatgaatgtccTGAATGTGGCAAATCTTTCAGACAGAGCACACATCTCATTCTGCATCAGAGAACTCATGTGAGAGTGAGGCCCTacgaatgtaatgaatgtgggaagTCTTACAGCCAGAGATCTCACCTTGTTGTGCATCATAGAATTCACACTGGACTAAAACCTTTCGAGTGTAAAGATTGTGGGAAATGCTTTAGTCGAAGCTCTCACCTTTTCTCACACCAGAGgatccacactggagagaaaccataTGAATGCCACGATTGTGGGAAATCCTTCAGCCAGAGTTCTGCCCTTATtgtacatcagagaattcatactggAGAAAAACCATACGAATGTTGtcagtgtgggaaagccttcatcCGGAAGAATGACCTCATtaagcatcagagaattcatgtTGGAGAAGAGACCTATAAATGTAATCAGTGTGGCATTATCTTCAGCCAGAATTCTCCATTTATAGTACATCAAATATCTCATACTGGAGAGCGGTTCTTAACATGTAATCAGTGTGGAACAGCACTTGTTAACAGCTCTAACATTATTAGATATCGGAGAAATCATATTAGAGAAAATACTAACATCATGAATATAGAAAACTCATAA
- the ZNF10 gene encoding zinc finger protein 10 isoform X3 yields the protein MSQRSVTFRDVAIDFSQEEWKWLQPAQRDLYRCVMLENYGHLVSLASPSQDSLVIQESAIEDKKGMEAEWLSARSQTLVTFRDVLVDFTEEEWKLLDTVQQMIYKDVMLENYKNLLSLGHPLPKPDVILRLEKGEEPWLVERGFRYKAHSDSETEVEIKSSVSSRNISKDEQCCDIKMEGTSGDDLWYLSLEEVWKSEDQVDKYQQNQERHLRQVAFTQKKLLSQERVCESGKYGGNCLLPAQLVLREYFHRRDSNPKSLKRDSVCSGHQESPAGHSDECGQTFCQNIHLIQFARTHTGEKAYECADKDNSLNHGTSLGITKVIHREKPYECKECGKCFSWRSNLTRHQLIHTGEKPYECKECGKSFSRSSHLIGHQKTHTGEEPYECKECGKSFSWLSHLVTHQRTHTGDKLYTCNQCGKSFVHSSRLIRHQRTHTGEKPYECPECGKSFRQSTHLILHQRTHVRVRPYECNECGKSYSQRSHLVVHHRIHTGLKPFECKDCGKCFSRSSHLFSHQRIHTGEKPYECHDCGKSFSQSSALIVHQRIHTGEKPYECCQCGKAFIRKNDLIKHQRIHVGEETYKCNQCGIIFSQNSPFIVHQISHTGERFLTCNQCGTALVNSSNIIRYRRNHIRENTNIMNIENS from the exons CTTCACCTTCTCAGGATTCTCTTGTTATTCAAGAAAGTGCCATCGAGGACAAGAAGGGCATGGAAGCTGAATGGCTAAGTGCCCGGTCCCAG ACACTGGTGACCTTCAGGGATGTGCTTGTGGACTTCACCGAGGAGGAGTGGAAGCTGCTGGACACAGTTCAGCAGATGATATACAAGGATGTGATGCTGGAAAACTATAAGAACCTGCTTTCCTTGG GGCATCCACTTCCTAAGCCAGACGTGATCCTTCGGCTGGAGAAAGGGGAAGAGCCCTGGCTGGTGGAGAGAGGGTTTCGTTACAAGGCTCATTCAG attctgaGACTGAAGTTGAAATTAAATCATCAGTTTCCAGTAGGAACATTTCTAAAGATGAGCAATGCTGTGACATTAAGATGGAAGGAACATCAGGGGATGATCTCTGGTATTTATCATTAGAAGAAGTCTGGAAAAGTGAAGACCAGGTGGACAAATATCAGCAAAACCAAGAGAGACATTTGAGGCAGGTGGCATTCACCCAGAAGAAATTACTTTCTCAGGAAAGAGTATGTGAAAGTGGTAAATATGGAGGAAACTGTCTTCTTCCTGCTCAGCTAGTACTGAGGGAGTATTTCCATAGACGTGACTCAAATCCTAAAAGTTTAAAACGTGATTCAGTTTGTAGTGGTCATCAGGAAAGCCCTGCAGGTCACAGTGATGAATGTGGTCAAACCTTCTGTCAAAACATTCATCTTATTCAGTTTGCAAGaactcacacaggagagaaagctTACGAATGTGCTGATAAGGATAATTCTCTGAACCATGGTACATCTCTTGGTATAACGAAGGTCATACATagagagaaaccctatgaatgtaaggaATGTGGGAAATGCTTCAGCTGGCGCTCTAATCTTACCAGGCACCAGCTtattcatactggagagaaaccctatgaatgtaaagaATGTGGGAAGTCTTTCAGCCGCAGCTCTCACCTCATTGGACATCAAAAGACTCATACTGGTGAGgaaccttatgaatgtaaagaATGTGGAAAATCCTTTAGCTGGTTGTCTCACCTTGTTACCCACCAGAGAACTCACACTGGAGACAAACTATACACCTGTAACCAGTGTGGGAAATCTTTTGTTCATAGCTCTAGGCTTATTAGGCACCAGAGAactcatactggagagaaaccctatgaatgtccTGAATGTGGCAAATCTTTCAGACAGAGCACACATCTCATTCTGCATCAGAGAACTCATGTGAGAGTGAGGCCCTacgaatgtaatgaatgtgggaagTCTTACAGCCAGAGATCTCACCTTGTTGTGCATCATAGAATTCACACTGGACTAAAACCTTTCGAGTGTAAAGATTGTGGGAAATGCTTTAGTCGAAGCTCTCACCTTTTCTCACACCAGAGgatccacactggagagaaaccataTGAATGCCACGATTGTGGGAAATCCTTCAGCCAGAGTTCTGCCCTTATtgtacatcagagaattcatactggAGAAAAACCATACGAATGTTGtcagtgtgggaaagccttcatcCGGAAGAATGACCTCATtaagcatcagagaattcatgtTGGAGAAGAGACCTATAAATGTAATCAGTGTGGCATTATCTTCAGCCAGAATTCTCCATTTATAGTACATCAAATATCTCATACTGGAGAGCGGTTCTTAACATGTAATCAGTGTGGAACAGCACTTGTTAACAGCTCTAACATTATTAGATATCGGAGAAATCATATTAGAGAAAATACTAACATCATGAATATAGAAAACTCATAA